The genomic DNA ATTCTTTATTGATTGATAGATCccatataaatttataaataaattatgactGATTTTGAATTAACATGTTTTACCCATacacattttaaatttaatgtgGAAtgatttattgttattatttattggatttaataaaaatctatagGCTATGTGATGAATGATTGGAGCTATATTATTGATGTCACTAGATTGCTCAGACTTTGTGAagatgtgttttttcttttcggaTGATTGGCTTTCTCAATGATCTACCTAGATGATAGTGCGAGCGATACAGAggagtttgatttttgttttctttcttctctagtTCTTTGAAGTGCAAATGTTCAATGGGATTCTTTGGCACGAAAATCTCATGCTAACCGTTTAGTGTTACTTTTATAAaagctgttgacaaaaaaaaaattatgaaccaACGAAATCCTTATGAATTTTTGAGAGTAGACAAATAGAAACTTGTAGAAAAACAACTAGTAGAATGCACAAACAAAGCCAAAATAAGTTGTACACTAGCTAGCTACTAAAATATTAAGTACGTGAAACACTTCACAGACTTATCAGCCACCTTAATTCTAAAGACCTTTTATGTAAACAAATTGAAAGTTCTTCGTATTCAAAAAGTAGAAGGAAAAAAGAATTAACATCACAATAATAATAGACTAATCTCTTAAAAGTACAAAAGTATATGTAACACAATTACAAAccccacaaaaataaaaataatccaaATAAGATCAAGAAATAAAACACTATGATAGATTCAAGGCATTATTATTATGATCATGATGCTGATGAAACATCAACATGTCGCTACCGTAACTCTCTCTATCATCTTCGCTTCCACCATTGACATGAAAAGTCGAAGACGAATTCAATGGTGTCGAGCTGCTCGACGAAGTTCCCAGAAGCATTGATGAACTAAACTTCCATCTGTCCTTAAAAGTCTCACCGTCGTTAATTTGGTCGGATACAAATGCGGCCGCTGAGTGGTTTCCGAGTTGAGGGACTTGGTTACTAGATGGATCACCTGAACCGGTATAACTGAGATAGTCTCCCAAGTATTCTCCATTGTTTTGCCATTGAACCGGTGGTGTTGATGAGTTGAGCAAACCAGTGAAAGTGGTTTGGTCAGTGTTTAGGTCGGTTTGAAGCTGTTGGTTTGGTTGGTGATGTTGGTATGATTCGGTCTGCACGTTGTTGAGGTGATTCAAGATATCGGGATTAATATTTGAAGTAGTGAGGTCAAATGGATTATTCATCGGTTGTGACATAGATTTGAACAGTGATGAGGTGAGAAATGAAGAGAGCTGGTGAAGATTGATTCGGGGACAATGAGTCACCGGATCAATCCCCATTCGTAagagtttcttttttatatgtgtGTTCCAATAGTTCTTTATTTCGTTATCTGTTCTTCCCGGCAAGTGAATAGCAATGGCGGACCATCtatagaagagaaagaaactgaGTTAGATTTCAGTTGATATCAAAAAGAGAAGTATAATTAGCTTTGACTTGCTAAGATACTAGCTGCGTAAAGAGTTGAAGATTGCAAGCTTAGCTTTAGACAGTTGACCTTGATATAGTGTTTATGATATTGTCTTTTAGtacaattaaataagtatatgcAAGTAATATTATAACACAATTGTAAAGACATGGAAGTCCAAATGAAGTAGGTGTAAGTAGTGGAAAACTAGGTCATTTCACTTAATTTAATCATACATATTAACATTTATACActaaaatgaagaaaagaaaaggaaaattgaatTAAGATAGACTAACTTGTTTCCAAGAAGACGATGGAGTTGAATAATGGTTTCTTCCTCTTGAAGAGAGAACTCTCCCCTCTTGATATCGGGCCTTAGATAATTCGTCCATCGCAATCTACAACTCTTCCCGCATCTTCTTAACCCTTTTCAAGATTCACATGCATATATGATAAGTACCATAAATTTTacgttttaattgtaattaaacaCTAATGTTGACATTTAGATGATATAACATGCTAATCATTGTTCTTAAACTTTAAACGTAAACGTAAATACAAATCGCAAATTTAGCTATTGTTTGCTTGGTGGGGTAGAAATTTACCAGCGTTCCTGGGAAGGGTTCGCCATTTTCCGGGACCGTGCATTTGAATATAGCCGACGAGCTTCTCGTCTTCCTCTGGAGTCCATGGCCCTTTCTTCACTTCACTTTCCTCCGAGCTTGAAGATTTTCCCATCTTTTTTCCAAATGTTATGTGTGAGAGAgctaaagagagaaagagagagaggctaATAACTTTATGAACTTGATTACAAAGAAGTTATGGTTTttacaaagaaatatataatatatatggaaTATGCAAAGTCAAGTCAAGATGATTTGGTACCGTCCTTCCATCATCTATCTAAATACGTGTCTTTTCTTGATGAAATAcgtagaaaaaataaaaggaacgACAGCTTATtatgttgacaaaacaaaagctGGTAAAAATTGCTTTCTATTTTTAAAGTCCttattaaacaaacaaagagcATGAGACTAAACCCATCTCTATTAACcctaaactaattaatttcGATGGAATGAGAACACGTGGCGTAATCTGGGTGGTGTATGAAGACGTATATGTCATATAGATTTGTGAGGAAGGTTCCATTTGTTTTGGTCCTTTTGTCTCAAATCATCAAACAGTTTTCAAGATAGCTAAGTTTGTTTTCAAGATGACAAGATAGCTATGTTGCGTGTATGTTTAGTGTTTTACTCATTAGTCATCACTATACAATTAATTTAATACTAGTATGTAAATAGTATAAATTGATATACACATGCATATACATAAATAGACAGACGAAAcatatagaatttttttgacCAACACGTGGTTACTGTTTACATTCAATGAATatgtttatttgtaaaattttgatAACAGAAAAGGATTTGcccaaaaagaaatagaaaaaaaaatcaatgaagtATGTAAAGAATGACTCTGATAGAGTAAAATACTTAAGTTAAATAAATGCAAATGGATCCAAGTGTTATAAATTTTCAGAAGCAAGCTATATTATTGTGCTGCTTGAATTTTGAAATCCGATCGAAGTGCTTGAAACTCTCAGTTTGAGTTGGGCATCACACCAGAGTTTCTATATTAcataacaagtaacaacaacaataagtcAATAACTGATAACCGTAgacatgtattttgtttttactaagtTAGGTAAATTAACGAGAAAGCGTTGTAGCAGTGCAACATACGTAAAGAACAAGGCATGTCAATGGTCAAAATACATGTGTAATTGatcaaacaataaaatataatttacatgtGTCTGTAAGTGAGTGAGTGCAAAATACCGCCTGGTATCACTGAATTGCAAGAGACTTCGGTTTCAATCCGAAATGGATGATTTGACAAGTCGATTAAggaattttgatttgatattgtAAAACTTAATTATTACTATTTCAGATCTTTTGGAATCTATATTGATCTGTTATCATAAGATTtataatcaataattttttttccgatGTATAATCCTATTTGTAAcaataaaaaatgtaagatatcaaaaacaaattaataatgataattaccaagacgacaaaaaaaaaatccagacaATCTGgtcaaatattatttaattgtcAAGTACTAAATTAAAGGAAATGCTGTAAATTATTATTGGTAGATTATGTTATTGCCTGGTTCTATCTACAACAATCCCAACAAcccaatattaaaatttaattagcaCAATAATTTGTCTTCTTAGGAACATTAAATATAATCGCTGTCATAGAAAATTTTGACGAACACAACAATTGGGACGTACGTCGTTTCAAATTTATTAGTTTTCCTTTATAATTTGCAACTATCAATTATGCAAGTCTTTTCATAACATAAACTATCAATTATGTAAGTCTTCCGCATGTCAATTCGTTAACCAGCTACCActttcattttagtttttataagtttaaagtttcttcttcttctttcgtatGAATTTCTATTGTTGTTCAAGATTTTCAAACTTCGTTACATCATTTGCTTGCTCGTCCTTCTTTCTcgattttattaataataaatgttCAAAACGACATTTAAGTTTGTTCTAGAATATGCTCAAACACTACAACTGATATATGATCCGATCGGACGAACCGTACTgattgaaaaaataaagaactaCTCAAATAGTTAATGTTATATATAACAGTCCCTCTCATTTTGCTATACTTTAAGTAGCAAAAAGTTGCATATCTACTTCGAGtgtatattttatgtaatattattatgcattttaatttttaatttttagttttcgCATGTATGCCGACCATAAAGATAAATacatgaaatatttatatacagtatatatatatatatataaatatgaaaaaagaTAAAGACATGAATTGAAATTAATGATCGAAAAAACCTTGCTTATTTATCTTTccaatttattttatactattaaaaactaataaaaacacacacacacacacacaaaactgacgtaaataaaaatagaaaaagagaggaaaaagactTAGAAATTTggcaaaacaaaataaataaataaaaaagaaaccagACCTAACGTTTCATGGTGTAAAATATATCCACGAGGCATTGAACACGTACAAATGTGGTAGCaagtaaaactaattaaataattctCTCTTGGATTTTTCTCATATTCAGATATCATATTCTTTTAGATTATCTTTAACTAAAGTTaggatttgttaaaaattatgattaaggAGTAGCCTTTAAGAACTCTGCTGAATTGGTAAGTTTGATTTTCACTGTACTTTTGTTTCATTAACAATTATTTCTGTTAACCtcataaatttgaaaatctGAGCTAAAAAAAAGGCTACAGGACTATAGCGCCTTCCAAGTCGAACCAGTCATCTTCATTATATATACGGTTTGACGGTTGTAAGACGTCGTCCCACGGACTTAAAGAAaaaactacaataaaaaaaaaatataaatgatttaatttgCATCTAGAGACACCATATCCATATTGAAAcagttatttatattattttaatttgaatctaGTTGCGAGACATTTGTAGTAGTCGTCGGGGACTCGTCGCATGGgctttatataaaattatgtatgattttccttttgtaaaaattatgcataatatttttagattagttAGATAAAAACTCTTTGTATAGTGGATAGAGTTTTAATCGAGTATCTCTAGTTAATGGTTCAATGTAACTAACATtaagttagtaatttttttttcccctaactttttttttgtaatcaaatattttagagaCAGAAGAAAAAGGTCCGTTGACATGTTTCTTTCTATGAATTAATTCAGTTGTGCTGCGTGGATAATGTTGTACGAGTAGGACACGTTCCAATAACTTTCACTATGTTTCAATTATTATCGTCCCTACAAAACTTAATGAATTAACTATTGTCAATTTTTGGGCAAAAATAATCGATTCGTTTAGAGACTATGGAAACAAGAAATAGATGTTGAATAGtcgtttttattgatcaaatatcaagctcaaatacaagagttTAAGGCACAACGAGTTAATTTAAGAACCCTAGCAATGCTTTGGAATTGAGTCGTGTGGCTGTGTTTTTGGTCTCTTGTTCTGCTCTCGATTTCATGTCGTATTGTGTTGATATCGCTCCCTTTTTATAGAGAAGTCTCTTTACCCTAATCCTCATGGGATTTGGGCTTGAGTCACCGCCTCTATATGAGATAAGGTCGTTTTGAATATTCTCTTCAAGAGATAGACTCGAATATCCTCTTAATGATATTGGTAGCCATATCCCGTTTCGGCCCGTATTGACTCATTGCTTACAGTTACGGCCCATGTTGACTCAACGTTTACCGTTACGGCCAGTATTGACTGAATATTCTAGAGAATGCATAATTCTCCattattcatataatatatcataattataatagaatttatctattataatttacatgattaaaattatgcccaacaGTTTGCCCCCactctctattttcttagtaAGAATTTAGAGAGTAGTGTAGTCGAAGGGTATTATTTTAACAAGGCATAGTTAATAAAGTTTCATATATGACCAATTGAACTACGTACCTTAGCTATTGAACTTGATTCCGGTGTTAAAAGAACGCTTGAAACGAGATGGCGAGAGAGATATGTCTTCATGAAAGTGGGACATGAACCGGGTTTTCCAACCAATTGGTTTGTTGCAGGTGGGAAAGGTTATGCGTCGTGTGACCATCTGAATTCATGTGAGACTAACTCGTATTTTACACTTGCCTTGCATGTGTGTAGACGTCAGGACCAAACCCGATCCCGTAGGTAGAGCTGGTGCTTTCAAGGTGTTGAGTCGCCAGCCATCTTATCGCACCGTAGAGTTCCTCACTAGCAAGTTTGCTTTAGAGAACACTACTATCTGGGGTTAGATAGCCTGTTCCATTTGATCCATTGTTGAGTTTCACCTTTTCGTTATGAAAGTCGCTGATGTATCTTTTTCCCTACTAACTTTATTCTGATTTCTTCATATGCTTGCAGGGTTTGACATGTCGAATGGCCAGCCAATTCACACATCGACTGCCTTTGCACGTTTCAAGACAGCTTCAGGGAAATTAGCGGGAGCCAATCTATGTTCTTCACTTCAAGCACCAACTAACTCTGTTGTTGCGGTTGTACCTCCTTCTAACGGGTCATTGATCAACCCTGATGCTTCATTGGTTGCCGAAGAGCTGAAGTCCAAGATTCTCGCCCATGACTTTGAATCGTTGGCCACCGCTGGGATTGCCTCCACTGTTGATGAAGCTTTCTTTGACCTTCTCAAGGTACTTTAGCTATTAGCTAGTCAAATTATGACATTGGAACTCGCATTTTGactctctttccttctcttcttaACGTTTTGGTGTTCTCATTTTTTGTAGACGATGTCATCGTTGCACCTTGCTGAGAAGAAGCTTTCATCTGAGCATCAAATCAAGCCAAGTCTGAGGCGTGATTTGAGCAATGAGAAATCAAAAACTGCTTCGGCTCACGAGACCATTGCCTTCAAGAACCGTGACATCGCAACTTTGGAAGCCAAATTGGTTGAACGTGACCAGGCCATAACTGACCTTAAAGCCGACAATGAGAGATCATTTGGTGAGAAGGAAGTGCTTCAAGATGAGATTGTCTCTCTCAAGAAACGAATTGAGGTCCTAAAGTATGAGTTGTATTTCTACTTGAATGGGGCAACCATCATAGCTCGATGGGAGGCATTGCGTGAATGCCTGCTGGGGGAGCATAAGAAATGGGATCTAGGTGAAGTGGATATGCAGTACCAAACCGTGATGTGGAGTCAGGCACTGTTTAAAGGGATGACTCCACCTACTTTTGGGGATTCCCTTGCTCAGATTGGAGTTAAAAGCCAGGTTGACATAGAACCCATTGCTCCATGACCAACTATTTTCTTCCCTCGTTATGACTTATTTAGCTCTTGTCTTCTAGTTCTAGTAGAACATTGTCTTACTTAGGTCGTTGTAGTGATCTCATTGTTGGACGCCTATGTAATCCCTTTAGCTGCAGTTCTGCCATTGTATCAATTCGACTTGACTTTGCCATTTGTAATGTTAAGCAATGACACCGTAGTGATTAgacataacattttttttcctcaaagtCGATGCTTTGATATGGCTACGTACGGGTTCTATACTGGTTTTTCCATGGCAATGTTGCCATAACCAATCTATTAAATGGGATATGCATTCGTTCCACATTGGTTTGATATTGCCGGTTTCGTGTTAGCCAATCCGGTGAATTGGCTTCACACCGACTTTGAA from Camelina sativa cultivar DH55 chromosome 2, Cs, whole genome shotgun sequence includes the following:
- the LOC104729431 gene encoding myb-related protein 308-like; the encoded protein is MGKSSSSEESEVKKGPWTPEEDEKLVGYIQMHGPGKWRTLPRNAGLRRCGKSCRLRWTNYLRPDIKRGEFSLQEEETIIQLHRLLGNKWSAIAIHLPGRTDNEIKNYWNTHIKKKLLRMGIDPVTHCPRINLHQLSSFLTSSLFKSMSQPMNNPFDLTTSNINPDILNHLNNVQTESYQHHQPNQQLQTDLNTDQTTFTGLLNSSTPPVQWQNNGEYLGDYLSYTGSGDPSSNQVPQLGNHSAAAFVSDQINDGETFKDRWKFSSSMLLGTSSSSSTPLNSSSTFHVNGGSEDDRESYGSDMLMFHQHHDHNNNALNLS